A window of Fibrobacterota bacterium genomic DNA:
ACTGCCTGCGTTGCGCCAACATCCATACCATCGCCGACCTGGTCCGCAACCAGGAATCGGAAATGCTCAAGTACAAGAACTTCGGCCGCAAATCGCTGATCGAGCTGAACGAAGTGCTGAGCAATATGGGTCTGTCCTTCGGGATGGACGTGGATTACTATCTGGGCGACGAGAAGTAAAGAATAGGGTTCAGGGTAAAGGGTACAGGGTTAAGGGTAATGATGGGATAGGACTCGTGGCGCGAAGCGCCAACCCTGTACCCTGAACCCTATACCCTTTACCCTTCTCATTTCACGAAGAAAAGATTCGGAGTTAGTCATGTCTCGACATGGTGTAGTTGGAAAGCGGCTCAGCCGCAATGTGGGCCATCGCAAGGCCCTGCTGAAGAACCTGGCCACCTCGGTGATCGCCCAAGGTTTGAGCGAAGAGCCCATGGAACGCCATGTGGTGACCACGGTGACGAAGGCCAAGGCCATCCGCGGCCTGGTCGAGCGCCTGATCACTTACGCGAAGAAGGGCGACCTCGCCGCGCGCCGTCAGGCCGCGCGCTTCGTCACCCAACCCAAGGTGCTGTCGGGACTCTTCGACACTCTGGCCCCCCGCTACGCCAAGCGCGCCGGGGGTTATACCCGCGTGCTGAAGCTTTCGGGCAACCGCGTAGGCGATGCCGCGCAGATGGCGGTCATCACCTTGGTCGAGGAAGAAGTCGCCCCCAAGACCCGGAAAAAGGCTCCGGCCAAGCCCGCCAAGGCCAAGGCCGAAAAGAAGGTCGATATCACCAAGGCGGAAGCGCCTGCCGCCGAGGGCGCCGCCCCCGCCGCTGGAACCCCGGCCGCTTAATCAGCCAAGATTGGGGCCCGCGCAAGCGACCCCCGATACGTCCTCATTGTCAAAGCCCCCGCCCATAGCGGGGGCTTTTTCGTTTCCGCACCTCTCACGCTTGGTCCGGCCGCGACCCGGATGCAAGCAACCCGTCCCGAGTGGGATAACCAAGAAAAATGGCATATTGCGGACCCTGCCGCAGCCGTATATTTATGAGTACGCATCCCCTGTAGGTTAAGATGGAGTCAAGATGAAGTCCGGGTCCGCGATGCCTTGGCGTGCCGGTTTCGTGGCCCTGATTGCAGTTCTTTCCTCATGCGCGCCGGATACGCGCTTGGGCGTTTTGGATGCCCAATACCAGGCGCCGGAAGTACCCGTGCATTTCCGCACGGCCCGGGACGGGATCTCGCTTTCCCTTTCCGCTTCGATGAACAGCCAGAATCCCCTTTTCCATCAGCGCCTCTACCGGGAGAGGACGGACGGGAAAAACCTTTATCTCACGCAGGATCCTTCCGACCCCCATCCGTATGGCGAGATCGAGGAGCGATACCGCCTCGCTCGGGAACGGTATGCCATGACGGGCGCAATCACTTGGCAACAGGATGCGCTATACTCGGGTTTAACCGCGGGAGCCGCGCCTGCATCGCGGGGAGAATGGAACGCGGGAGCCTTCTTCGGTTTCAGCGGCGGGCCGGGACCCTGGATGTTTACCGCAGGCGGGGGCCTTTTTCGGAACCGCATCCGCAGGTCGGCGCGCTTCTGGAGCTACTTCGATGCTCCCTACCTCGACAGCCTTTCCGCCTCGGCCTCCGATTCCGTCTATACTCCCGATTCGGTATCCGGTGTGTATACGGATTGGGAAATCCGCTTCGCGGTCGGCGCGATGTACCGTGCGCATGCGCGACTGGCTCCGTACCTGATCGCCGAAGGCGGAACGACCCGCGTTTGGGCCAAGCCCCGGCAAGGCGCCGACTATGCGCATGTTGAGGACGCATCGGTCGGGATCGGCTTGGAATGCAGACCCGGGACCGGCTGGCCCATGCGGATAGAAATCCGATCCGGCCAAACCCGCACGGTCGAAGGATGGGGAAACGCTTTCCTGCAGGGTGGAATGCGCTTGACCCGGGAACTTTGAACCCTCCCCAATTGCGCTTGACAGGTTCGCTATAGCGAACTAATTTCTCCCCGTTTAGCCGCAACG
This region includes:
- the rplQ gene encoding 50S ribosomal protein L17, with amino-acid sequence MSRHGVVGKRLSRNVGHRKALLKNLATSVIAQGLSEEPMERHVVTTVTKAKAIRGLVERLITYAKKGDLAARRQAARFVTQPKVLSGLFDTLAPRYAKRAGGYTRVLKLSGNRVGDAAQMAVITLVEEEVAPKTRKKAPAKPAKAKAEKKVDITKAEAPAAEGAAPAAGTPAA